One Tolypothrix bouteillei VB521301 DNA window includes the following coding sequences:
- a CDS encoding ankyrin repeat domain-containing protein: MTILSDISDDLKNPFILLSLGFGFVCLVSRIWNDPYTLLHHVVSFGQLNIVKILLKWGISADVKKHKSMAPLCVAAKYGYRDIALILIENGADINEGLYEESGWNPLIEAAIYNNEEMIEILTAIGAKKSPHFAAIRGDINLTRPGKLNFFELIKMFSILYTVRHTADSESPQSNPI; this comes from the coding sequence ATGACTATATTGTCTGATATCAGTGATGACTTGAAAAACCCGTTTATCCTTTTATCTTTAGGTTTTGGCTTTGTCTGCTTAGTTTCAAGAATTTGGAACGACCCCTATACCCTCTTGCATCATGTAGTATCATTTGGTCAATTGAATATAGTGAAAATCTTACTTAAATGGGGCATTAGTGCTGATGTCAAAAAACATAAAAGTATGGCTCCACTTTGCGTTGCTGCAAAGTATGGATACAGAGATATCGCTCTCATACTGATTGAGAATGGGGCAGATATCAACGAAGGATTATATGAGGAAAGCGGATGGAATCCATTGATTGAAGCTGCAATATATAACAATGAAGAAATGATTGAAATTTTAACAGCAATTGGAGCCAAAAAAAGTCCACATTTTGCTGCAATTAGAGGCGATATAAACTTAACCAGACCTGGTAAGCTAAACTTTTTTGAACTAATTAAAATGTTTTCAATTTTATATACTGTTCGACATACTGCGGATTCTGAAAGTCCCCAATCTAATCCAATATGA